From one Magnetofaba australis IT-1 genomic stretch:
- a CDS encoding glycosyltransferase, whose protein sequence is MNDKPAAILDVIIPTRNEAARLPALVAQLRAQRGAVLRIVACDGGSEDETIPLAERFADAVVVSAPGRGAQMNAGADAAQTAWLLFLHADSGLTQPTLLADALTALRQRCKKLGHDRVAGHFPLRFTDACPDILNALRFHELKSALNRLGCINGDQGLLISRRFFSELGGFDDTLGYLEDQKLAARIFAQGQWMTLPGALETSARRFEQESVGPRRALNALIMTAHHTGLESFFPRAADAYREQSRAERLNLTPFVSHFLNAVGDAGVSIGIRRWGRVGRYLAANLWQLALLAQQRTGKPWLARFDRWLAPGLDSTMVGWLLTPLAWGALHALRFGGAIGERYRS, encoded by the coding sequence ATGAATGACAAGCCTGCGGCCATCCTGGACGTCATCATCCCCACCCGCAATGAAGCGGCGCGTCTGCCCGCTCTCGTGGCGCAACTGCGCGCCCAACGCGGAGCAGTCCTGCGCATTGTGGCGTGTGACGGCGGCTCCGAGGATGAGACCATCCCCCTTGCGGAACGTTTTGCCGATGCGGTAGTCGTTTCCGCGCCCGGGCGCGGCGCACAGATGAATGCGGGAGCAGATGCCGCGCAAACAGCATGGCTGCTGTTTCTCCACGCCGACTCCGGCCTGACCCAGCCGACTCTGCTGGCCGATGCGCTCACGGCGCTGCGTCAGCGATGCAAAAAATTGGGCCATGATCGCGTGGCGGGACACTTCCCATTGCGCTTCACCGACGCTTGCCCTGACATATTGAATGCGCTGCGCTTTCATGAACTCAAAAGCGCCCTCAATCGCCTCGGCTGCATCAATGGCGATCAGGGTCTGCTCATTTCACGGCGTTTTTTTTCTGAACTGGGCGGCTTCGACGACACTCTAGGCTACTTGGAGGATCAAAAGCTGGCTGCACGCATATTTGCCCAGGGCCAGTGGATGACCCTGCCCGGCGCGTTGGAGACCTCGGCGCGCCGCTTTGAACAAGAGAGCGTCGGCCCACGCCGGGCGCTCAATGCATTGATCATGACCGCGCACCACACCGGTCTGGAGAGTTTCTTTCCCCGCGCCGCAGACGCCTACCGGGAGCAGAGCCGCGCGGAGCGCCTCAATTTGACGCCGTTTGTTTCGCACTTTTTGAATGCTGTTGGCGATGCGGGAGTCAGCATAGGGATCCGCCGTTGGGGCCGAGTTGGCCGCTATCTGGCCGCTAACCTGTGGCAGCTGGCCCTATTGGCGCAACAGCGCACTGGCAAGCCGTGGCTGGCCCGGTTTGATCGCTGGCTGGCGCCGGGTCTGGATTCCACTATGGTGGGTTGGCTGTTGACGCCCCTGGCCTGGGGCGCTTTGCATGCGCTGCGCTTCGGCGGCGCCATTGGGGAGCGATATCGTTCATGA